A single window of Lacerta agilis isolate rLacAgi1 chromosome 12, rLacAgi1.pri, whole genome shotgun sequence DNA harbors:
- the LOC117055689 gene encoding sodium channel protein type 5 subunit alpha-like gives MPNFSFSTASNFLRFTPETLDQIKKRIAEKEAKHAKATEEGNSQEQEENIRPQLDLKVFKKLPILYGKPPPWLIGEPLEDVDPYYKDRETFMVLSARNRIFRFSAAKALFFFSPFHPLRRLAVKILIHTYPSNVFPSF, from the exons ATGcccaatttttctttttcaacGGCTAGTAATTTCCTTCGGTTTACTCCTGAGACCTTGGATCAAATTAAAAAGAGAATTGCTGAGAAGGAAGCAAAGCATGCCAAGGCCACAGAGGAGGGCAATAGTCAAGAGCAAGAAGAAAATATTCGACCACAGCTTGATctgaaagtttttaaaaagctacctATTCTATATGGAAAACCCCCTCCTTGGCTCATTGGAGAACCACTGGAAGATGTTGACCCCTATTACAAAGATCGTGAG ACTTTTATGGTGCTATCAGCCAGGAACAGAATCTTTCGGTTTTCTGCCGCCAAAGCCTTGTTTTTTTTCAGTCCTTTCCATCCACTGAGAAGACTAGCTGTGAAAATTTTGATACACACATATCCTTCCAATGTGTTTCCTTCATTCTAA